One genomic window of Mustela lutreola isolate mMusLut2 chromosome 14, mMusLut2.pri, whole genome shotgun sequence includes the following:
- the SPATA46 gene encoding spermatogenesis-associated protein 46 isoform X1, translating to MENFSLLSISGPRISSSALSTFPDIMSSHATSLPDIAKTALPSEASSPAQALPAPYHSSAFRLGVQNPGFSPDCILRDPQNGEQLRRNCTIYRPWFSPYSYFVCTDQESHPEAYSFLEVQRDESRGDSCLREDLAESICSSSSSPENTCAREASKKSRHGPDSTDYITSQDILTASRWHPAQQSGYKCAACCRMYPTLHSLKSHIKGGFREGFSCRVYYRKLKTLWGKEQKARPGDRLSSGNCQAFK from the exons ATGGAGAACTTCTCACTCCTCAGCATTTCTGGACCTCGAATCTCTTCCTCAGCCCTGAGCACTTTTCCCGACATTATGTCCTCACACGCCACCAGCTTGCCAG ACATTGCAAAGACCGCATTACCCTCCGAGGCATCCAGCCCAGCTCAGGCCCTGCCAGCCCCGTACCACAGCAGCGCGTTCCGGCTCGGGGTGCAGAACCCGGGGTTCTCTCCAG ACTGCATTTTGAGGGACCCCCAGAACGGGGAGCAGCTGAGGCGGAACTGCACCATCTACCGGCCCTGGTTCTCCCCTTACAGCTACTTTGTCTGCACAGACCAGGAGAGCCACCCGGAGGCCTACAGCTTCCTGGAGGTGCAGCGGGACGAGAGCAGGGGGGACAGCTGCCTTCGCGAGGACCTGGCCGAGAGCATCTgctcgtcctcctcctccccagagaACACCTGCGCCCGTGAGGCCAGCAAGAAGTCTAGGCATGGCCCGGACTCCACGGACTACATCACGTCCCAGGACATTCTCACGGCCTCCAGGTGGCACCCGGCCCAGCAGAGCGGCTACAAGTGTGCGGCCTGCTGCCGCATGTACCCCACTCTGCACTCCCTCAAGAGCCACATCAAGGGGGGCTTCAGGGAAGGCTTCAGCTGCAGGGTGTACTACCGCAAGCTCAAAACCCTCTGGGGCAAGGAGCAGAAGGCCCGGCCCGGGGACCGGCTCTCCTCAGGCAACTGCCAGGCCTTTAAGTAG
- the SPATA46 gene encoding spermatogenesis-associated protein 46 isoform X2, protein MSQDYELVRKSNYTWGENNFSKCCVHDIAKTALPSEASSPAQALPAPYHSSAFRLGVQNPGFSPDCILRDPQNGEQLRRNCTIYRPWFSPYSYFVCTDQESHPEAYSFLEVQRDESRGDSCLREDLAESICSSSSSPENTCAREASKKSRHGPDSTDYITSQDILTASRWHPAQQSGYKCAACCRMYPTLHSLKSHIKGGFREGFSCRVYYRKLKTLWGKEQKARPGDRLSSGNCQAFK, encoded by the exons ATGTCACAGGACTACGAGTTAGTGAGAAAGTCAAATTACACAtggggagaaaataatttttcaaaatgctgcgTTCATG ACATTGCAAAGACCGCATTACCCTCCGAGGCATCCAGCCCAGCTCAGGCCCTGCCAGCCCCGTACCACAGCAGCGCGTTCCGGCTCGGGGTGCAGAACCCGGGGTTCTCTCCAG ACTGCATTTTGAGGGACCCCCAGAACGGGGAGCAGCTGAGGCGGAACTGCACCATCTACCGGCCCTGGTTCTCCCCTTACAGCTACTTTGTCTGCACAGACCAGGAGAGCCACCCGGAGGCCTACAGCTTCCTGGAGGTGCAGCGGGACGAGAGCAGGGGGGACAGCTGCCTTCGCGAGGACCTGGCCGAGAGCATCTgctcgtcctcctcctccccagagaACACCTGCGCCCGTGAGGCCAGCAAGAAGTCTAGGCATGGCCCGGACTCCACGGACTACATCACGTCCCAGGACATTCTCACGGCCTCCAGGTGGCACCCGGCCCAGCAGAGCGGCTACAAGTGTGCGGCCTGCTGCCGCATGTACCCCACTCTGCACTCCCTCAAGAGCCACATCAAGGGGGGCTTCAGGGAAGGCTTCAGCTGCAGGGTGTACTACCGCAAGCTCAAAACCCTCTGGGGCAAGGAGCAGAAGGCCCGGCCCGGGGACCGGCTCTCCTCAGGCAACTGCCAGGCCTTTAAGTAG